The proteins below are encoded in one region of Stenotrophomonas bentonitica:
- the acnD gene encoding Fe/S-dependent 2-methylisocitrate dehydratase AcnD, which yields MNTLYRKNLPGTALDYFDTRAAVDAIQPGAYATLPYVSRVLAENLVRRCDPATLEASLRQLIERRQDLDFPWFPARVVCHDILGQTALVDLAGLRDAIADGGGDPAKVNPVVPVQLIVDHSLAVECGGYDPQAFEKNRAIEDRRNEDRFHFIDWTKQAFQNVDVIPPGNGIMHQINLEKMSPVIYVKDGVAFPDTCVGTDSHTPHVDALGVIAIGVGGLEAENVMLGRASWMRLPDIVGVELTGKPQPGITATDVVLALTEFLRAQRVVGAWLEFYGEGAAALTIGDRATISNMCPEYGATAAMFYIDSQTIDYLRLTGREEAQLALVENYARTTGLWADDLVTAQYPRVLSFDLSSVVRNMAGPSNPHRRLPVSALAERGIADAAKLEAGKAEQAQGLMPDGAVIIAAITSCTNTSNPRNVIAAGLLARKANERGLLRKPWVKSSLAPGSKAVQLYLEEAGLLPDLEKLGFGIVAFACTTCNGMSGALDPAIQQEIIDRDLYATAVLSGNRNFDGRIHPYAKQAFLASPPLVIAYAIAGTVRFDIEKDVLGVDAQGNEVRLKDIWPSDAEIDAVVKAAVKPEQFRSVYNPMFNVRVEYSSQVSPLYDWRPQSTYIRRPPYWEGALAGERTLAGMRALAVLPDNITTDHLSPSNAILASSAAGEYLAKMGLPEEDFNSYATHRGDHLTAQRATFANPKLFNEMVRNEDGTVKQGSLARVEPEGKVMRMWEAIETYMARKQPLIIIAGADYGQGSSRDWAAKGVRLAGVEAIVAEGFERIHRTNLIGMGVLPLEFKPGTTRLTVGIDGTETFDVIGERTPRADLTLVVKRRDGTQVLVPVTCRLDSDEEVAIYEAGGVLQRFAQDFLESAQVA from the coding sequence TTGAATACGCTCTACCGCAAGAACCTCCCCGGCACCGCGCTGGACTATTTCGATACCCGGGCCGCGGTCGACGCGATCCAGCCCGGCGCCTATGCCACGCTGCCGTATGTCTCGCGCGTTCTGGCGGAAAACCTGGTGCGCCGCTGCGACCCGGCCACCCTTGAAGCCTCGCTGCGGCAGCTGATCGAGCGCCGCCAGGACCTCGATTTCCCGTGGTTCCCGGCCCGCGTGGTCTGCCACGACATCCTCGGACAGACCGCACTGGTCGACCTGGCCGGCCTGCGCGATGCCATCGCCGACGGCGGTGGCGACCCGGCCAAGGTCAACCCGGTGGTGCCGGTGCAGCTGATCGTGGACCACTCGCTGGCGGTGGAATGCGGCGGCTACGACCCGCAGGCGTTCGAGAAGAACCGCGCCATCGAAGACCGCCGCAACGAAGACCGCTTCCACTTCATCGACTGGACCAAGCAGGCCTTCCAGAACGTGGACGTGATTCCGCCGGGCAACGGGATCATGCACCAGATCAACCTGGAGAAAATGTCGCCGGTGATCTACGTCAAGGACGGCGTGGCCTTCCCGGACACCTGCGTCGGCACCGACAGCCACACCCCGCACGTGGACGCGCTGGGCGTGATCGCGATCGGCGTGGGCGGCCTGGAAGCCGAGAATGTCATGCTCGGCCGCGCCTCGTGGATGCGCCTGCCCGACATCGTGGGCGTTGAGCTCACCGGCAAGCCGCAGCCGGGCATTACCGCCACCGACGTGGTGCTGGCCCTGACCGAGTTCCTGCGGGCGCAGCGCGTGGTCGGTGCGTGGCTGGAGTTCTACGGCGAAGGCGCCGCCGCGCTGACCATCGGCGACCGCGCCACCATCTCCAACATGTGCCCCGAATACGGCGCCACTGCGGCGATGTTCTACATCGACAGCCAGACCATCGACTACCTGCGCCTGACCGGTCGCGAGGAAGCGCAGCTGGCACTGGTGGAAAACTACGCGCGCACCACCGGCCTGTGGGCCGACGATCTGGTCACCGCGCAGTACCCGCGCGTGCTGAGCTTCGACCTGTCCAGCGTGGTCCGCAACATGGCCGGCCCGAGCAATCCGCACCGCCGCCTGCCGGTCAGCGCACTGGCCGAGCGCGGCATCGCCGACGCCGCCAAGCTGGAAGCGGGCAAGGCCGAGCAGGCCCAGGGCCTGATGCCGGACGGCGCGGTGATCATCGCCGCCATCACCAGCTGCACCAACACTTCCAACCCACGCAACGTGATCGCCGCCGGCCTGCTGGCGCGCAAGGCGAACGAGCGCGGCCTGCTGCGCAAGCCGTGGGTGAAGTCCTCGTTGGCACCGGGTTCCAAGGCCGTGCAGCTGTACCTGGAAGAAGCCGGCCTGCTGCCGGACCTGGAAAAGCTCGGCTTCGGCATCGTCGCGTTCGCCTGCACCACCTGCAACGGCATGAGTGGCGCGCTGGATCCGGCGATCCAGCAGGAGATCATCGACCGCGACCTGTACGCCACCGCCGTGCTGTCGGGCAACCGCAACTTCGACGGCCGCATCCACCCCTATGCCAAGCAGGCCTTCCTGGCCTCGCCGCCGCTGGTGATCGCCTACGCGATTGCCGGCACGGTGCGCTTCGACATCGAAAAGGACGTGCTGGGCGTGGATGCGCAGGGCAACGAGGTCCGCCTCAAGGACATCTGGCCCAGCGACGCCGAGATCGACGCGGTGGTGAAGGCGGCGGTCAAGCCCGAGCAGTTCCGCAGCGTCTACAACCCGATGTTCAACGTGCGCGTGGAATACAGCTCGCAGGTCAGCCCGTTGTACGACTGGCGCCCGCAGAGCACCTACATCCGCCGCCCGCCGTACTGGGAAGGTGCGCTGGCGGGCGAACGCACGCTGGCCGGCATGCGTGCGTTGGCGGTGCTGCCCGACAACATCACCACCGACCACCTCTCGCCCTCGAATGCGATCCTGGCCTCCAGCGCCGCCGGTGAGTACCTGGCGAAGATGGGCCTGCCCGAGGAAGACTTCAATTCCTATGCGACCCATCGCGGCGACCATCTGACCGCGCAGCGCGCCACCTTCGCCAACCCGAAGCTGTTCAATGAAATGGTGCGCAACGAAGACGGCACCGTGAAGCAGGGGTCGCTGGCCCGGGTCGAGCCGGAAGGCAAGGTCATGCGCATGTGGGAAGCGATTGAAACCTACATGGCGCGCAAGCAGCCGCTGATCATCATCGCCGGTGCCGACTACGGCCAGGGCAGCTCGCGCGACTGGGCCGCCAAGGGCGTGCGCCTTGCCGGCGTGGAAGCCATCGTCGCCGAAGGCTTCGAGCGCATCCACCGCACCAACCTGATCGGCATGGGCGTGCTGCCGCTGGAGTTCAAGCCGGGCACCACGCGCCTGACCGTGGGCATCGACGGCACCGAAACCTTCGACGTGATCGGCGAGCGCACCCCGCGCGCCGACCTCACCCTGGTCGTGAAGCGCCGCGACGGCACCCAGGTGCTGGTACCGGTCACCTGCCGCTTGGACAGCGACGAAGAAGTGGCCATTTACGAAGCCGGCGGCGTGCTGCAGCGCTTCGCCCAAGACTTCCTGGAATCCGCCCAGGTGGCGTAA